A window of Variovorax paradoxus genomic DNA:
CCGTGCGACAGCAGCCACTGCTGCTGCGCCGCGACCACTTCCTCGCCCGAAAGCCCCGTGATCGCGCGGTAGACGCCGGGCGCGGTCGCGCCCTCGGTGTTTACCAGCAGAACGCGGGCCTCGGGGCCCAGACCGGCGGCATGGCGCGCCTCGGCATCGGCCGCGAGCGCCTGCAGCGCCGCCAGGCCGGCCGCGCCGGATTCGCCGCTGAGCACCGGCACATCGCCCGCATCGCCGGCCGCGAGGGTGCGCATCGCCTGCTCGGCCTGCGCATCGGTCACCGTCATGAACAGGTCGACCGCCGGCTGCAGGAAGCGCCACGCGAGCGGCGAGGTCTCGCCGCAGGCCAGCCCCGCCATCACCGAATCGACCGAACCGGTGGCACGGGCCGGCCGGCCGCTTCGCGCGCTCTGCAGGAGGCAGTCGGCCTGCCCGGGCTCGACGACGACGAAGGCCGGGCGCGCGGCGCCATAACGTTCCCAGAAGTGGCTGACCACGCCGGCCGCCAGTCCGCCCACGCCGCCCTGCACGATGACGTGGGTGAACGGGCACGGCGCATCGTTGGCGGCGTGCTCGAGCAACTCGTCGGCGAGGATGCCGTAGCCCTGCATCACATCGCGCGGCACTTCCTCGTAACCGTCGTAGGAGGTGTCGGAAACCACCTCCCAGCCGTTGGCTTCGGCAAGCCGCGCGGCCTCTGCCACCGACTCGTCGTAGTTGCCCGCGATGCGGACAATCTCGGCGCCCAGTTGCGCGATGG
This region includes:
- a CDS encoding diaminopropionate ammonia-lyase, whose amino-acid sequence is MFFTNPRASRRAYDESLREVMSIARGRQSRQWLSSWNRLSPQPTPAWSLPRLAARLGIGGLTVKDESKRSALGSFKVLGAPVALLRLVLRRWPDREWTPADLLAGRHAGVLRDFVVVSATDGNHGRALAAAAQSIGCRCVIVLHAQVSEERETPIAQLGAEIVRIAGNYDESVAEAARLAEANGWEVVSDTSYDGYEEVPRDVMQGYGILADELLEHAANDAPCPFTHVIVQGGVGGLAAGVVSHFWERYGAARPAFVVVEPGQADCLLQSARSGRPARATGSVDSVMAGLACGETSPLAWRFLQPAVDLFMTVTDAQAEQAMRTLAAGDAGDVPVLSGESGAAGLAALQALAADAEARHAAGLGPEARVLLVNTEGATAPGVYRAITGLSGEEVVAAQQQWLLSHGRR